The proteins below come from a single Necator americanus strain Aroian chromosome V, whole genome shotgun sequence genomic window:
- a CDS encoding hypothetical protein (NECATOR_CHRV.G20927.T3), whose protein sequence is MIGVEREHRRNCPCAYPETYRSAERSAMSHPSLSQDMCGAALVATRLARHYYFTTDFQYFMTCDDVDHLLCVNFNQDAKSLAVGHSNGYILYKTTDVLESSILLDNADSSPAIHDAIIVERLFNSSLVVIVSQKEPRVICIYHFKSKNMICVYKFIKSVLNVKLNRDRVVVCLEDSIHIYVLKDMKLLHTILDTPLNRLGLIDLSPAGSSLIAYPASAEAGSVHIFDCMNLSAVNTFTAHDGPLACLKFNADGTMIATASTKGTVIRVYSVPQGTRLFEFRRGMSRCVTIYSLAFSADSTYLCSSSNTETVHVFKLEKPEDQEKKQEPSAESSTGWFGYLTQAASNYLPAQVNELMTVERSFAHAILPGSDKKNVAAMLTISGQPHLLVATTDGFLYCYRVLSSGGECDLVKMHRIGRQKSVESTTRVPDANDPEDFPPICHTTG, encoded by the exons ATGATAGGTGTCGAGAGAGAACATCGACGTAATTGCCCTTGTGCCTATCCGGAAACGTATCGCTCCGCTGAGCGGAGTGCAATGTCGCATCCCTCATTGTCCCAGGATATGTGCGGCGCCGCGTTGGTCGCAACGCG ATTAGCTcgtcattattattttactacaGATTTCCAATACTTCATGACCTGTGACGACGTTGACCACCTTCTATGTGTCAATTTCAATCAAGATGCTAA ATCTTTGGCCGTGGGACATTCAAATGGATACATCCTCTATAAAACGACGGATGTACTAGAATCTTCAATCCTACTCGATAATGCCGACAGTTCACCGG CTATACATGATGCGATCATTGTTGAAAGATTGTTCAACTCTTCGCTTGTCGTTATCGTTTCACAGAAGGAACCACGGGTTATTTGCATCTAtcatttcaaaagcaaaaatatgatATGCGTTTACAAATTCATTAAATCTGTGCTTAATGTCAAACTCAATCGGGAT CGTGTCGTCGTATGTCTCGAAGATAGTATCCACATTTATGTACTAAAAGATATGAAG ctaCTTCATACAATTCTGGATACTCCGCTTAATCGGCTCGGTTTGATCGATCTCTCACCTGCAGGCAGTTCGTTGATTGCATATCCAGCAAGCGCTGAAGCTGGAAGT GTACATATTTTTGACTGCATGAACTTATCTGCAGTGAATACTTTCACGGCACATGATGGGCCTCTTGCGTGCCTGAAGTTCAACGCTGATg GTACCATGATTGCAACTGCTAGCACAAAAGGAACTGTGATTCGAGTGTATAGTGTCCCACAAGGCACAAGACTTTTCGAGTTTCGTAGAGGGATGTCTAG ATGTGTGACAATCTATTCGCTGGCTTTCTCTGCTGACTCTACGTACTTGTGTTCATCAAGCAACACTGAAACAGTTCATGTGTTCAAGTTGGAGAAACCTGAAGATCAAGAAAAGAagca agAACCATCCGCGGAATCGTCTACTGGATGGTTTGGTTACCTAACTCAAGCCGCTTCAAACTATCTTCCAGCGCAAGTTAACGAACTAATGACTGTAGAGAGGAGTTTTGCACATGCCATTCTTCCAGGATCGGATAAAAAGAATGTGGCAGCAATGTTGAC CATCAGCGGTCAACCACACCTTCTCGTCGCAACTACCGATGGATTTCTTTACTGTTACCGTGTGCTAAGTTCCGGTGGCGAATGTGACCTAGTCAAAATGCATCGTATAG GTCGCCAGAAGTCGGTCGAGTCCACCACACGTGTGC
- a CDS encoding hypothetical protein (NECATOR_CHRV.G20927.T2), protein MIGVEREHRRNCPCAYPETYRSAERSAMSHPSLSQDMCGAALVATRLARHYYFTTDFQYFMTCDDVDHLLCVNFNQDAKSLAVGHSNGYILYKTTDVLESSILLDNADSSPAIHDAIIVERLFNSSLVVIVSQKEPRVICIYHFKSKNMICVYKFIKSVLNVKLNRDRVVVCLEDSIHIYVLKDMKLLHTILDTPLNRLGLIDLSPAGSSLIAYPASAEAGSVHIFDCMNLSAVNTFTAHDGPLACLKFNADGTMIATASTKGTVIRVYSVPQGTRLFEFRRGMSRCVTIYSLAFSADSTYLCSSSNTETVHVFKLEKPEDQEKKQEPSAESSTGWFGYLTQAASNYLPAQVNELMTVERSFAHAILPGSDKKNVAAMLTISGQPHLLVATTDGFLYCYRVLSSGGECDLVKMHRIGAHATETNRGDSSRQKSVESTTRVPDANDPEDFPPICHTTG, encoded by the exons ATGATAGGTGTCGAGAGAGAACATCGACGTAATTGCCCTTGTGCCTATCCGGAAACGTATCGCTCCGCTGAGCGGAGTGCAATGTCGCATCCCTCATTGTCCCAGGATATGTGCGGCGCCGCGTTGGTCGCAACGCG ATTAGCTcgtcattattattttactacaGATTTCCAATACTTCATGACCTGTGACGACGTTGACCACCTTCTATGTGTCAATTTCAATCAAGATGCTAA ATCTTTGGCCGTGGGACATTCAAATGGATACATCCTCTATAAAACGACGGATGTACTAGAATCTTCAATCCTACTCGATAATGCCGACAGTTCACCGG CTATACATGATGCGATCATTGTTGAAAGATTGTTCAACTCTTCGCTTGTCGTTATCGTTTCACAGAAGGAACCACGGGTTATTTGCATCTAtcatttcaaaagcaaaaatatgatATGCGTTTACAAATTCATTAAATCTGTGCTTAATGTCAAACTCAATCGGGAT CGTGTCGTCGTATGTCTCGAAGATAGTATCCACATTTATGTACTAAAAGATATGAAG ctaCTTCATACAATTCTGGATACTCCGCTTAATCGGCTCGGTTTGATCGATCTCTCACCTGCAGGCAGTTCGTTGATTGCATATCCAGCAAGCGCTGAAGCTGGAAGT GTACATATTTTTGACTGCATGAACTTATCTGCAGTGAATACTTTCACGGCACATGATGGGCCTCTTGCGTGCCTGAAGTTCAACGCTGATg GTACCATGATTGCAACTGCTAGCACAAAAGGAACTGTGATTCGAGTGTATAGTGTCCCACAAGGCACAAGACTTTTCGAGTTTCGTAGAGGGATGTCTAG ATGTGTGACAATCTATTCGCTGGCTTTCTCTGCTGACTCTACGTACTTGTGTTCATCAAGCAACACTGAAACAGTTCATGTGTTCAAGTTGGAGAAACCTGAAGATCAAGAAAAGAagca agAACCATCCGCGGAATCGTCTACTGGATGGTTTGGTTACCTAACTCAAGCCGCTTCAAACTATCTTCCAGCGCAAGTTAACGAACTAATGACTGTAGAGAGGAGTTTTGCACATGCCATTCTTCCAGGATCGGATAAAAAGAATGTGGCAGCAATGTTGAC CATCAGCGGTCAACCACACCTTCTCGTCGCAACTACCGATGGATTTCTTTACTGTTACCGTGTGCTAAGTTCCGGTGGCGAATGTGACCTAGTCAAAATGCATCGTATAGGTGCGCATGCTACGGAAACGAACAGAGGAGATTCTA GTCGCCAGAAGTCGGTCGAGTCCACCACACGTGTGC
- a CDS encoding hypothetical protein (NECATOR_CHRV.G20927.T1), with product MTCDDVDHLLCVNFNQDAKSLAVGHSNGYILYKTTDVLESSILLDNADSSPAIHDAIIVERLFNSSLVVIVSQKEPRVICIYHFKSKNMICVYKFIKSVLNVKLNRDRVVVCLEDSIHIYVLKDMKLLHTILDTPLNRLGLIDLSPAGSSLIAYPASAEAGSVHIFDCMNLSAVNTFTAHDGPLACLKFNADGTMIATASTKGTVIRVYSVPQGTRLFEFRRGMSRCVTIYSLAFSADSTYLCSSSNTETVHVFKLEKPEDQEKKQEPSAESSTGWFGYLTQAASNYLPAQVNELMTVERSFAHAILPGSDKKNVAAMLTISGQPHLLVATTDGFLYCYRVLSSGGECDLVKMHRIGRQKSVESTTRVPDANDPEDFPPICHTTG from the exons ATGACCTGTGACGACGTTGACCACCTTCTATGTGTCAATTTCAATCAAGATGCTAA ATCTTTGGCCGTGGGACATTCAAATGGATACATCCTCTATAAAACGACGGATGTACTAGAATCTTCAATCCTACTCGATAATGCCGACAGTTCACCGG CTATACATGATGCGATCATTGTTGAAAGATTGTTCAACTCTTCGCTTGTCGTTATCGTTTCACAGAAGGAACCACGGGTTATTTGCATCTAtcatttcaaaagcaaaaatatgatATGCGTTTACAAATTCATTAAATCTGTGCTTAATGTCAAACTCAATCGGGAT CGTGTCGTCGTATGTCTCGAAGATAGTATCCACATTTATGTACTAAAAGATATGAAG ctaCTTCATACAATTCTGGATACTCCGCTTAATCGGCTCGGTTTGATCGATCTCTCACCTGCAGGCAGTTCGTTGATTGCATATCCAGCAAGCGCTGAAGCTGGAAGT GTACATATTTTTGACTGCATGAACTTATCTGCAGTGAATACTTTCACGGCACATGATGGGCCTCTTGCGTGCCTGAAGTTCAACGCTGATg GTACCATGATTGCAACTGCTAGCACAAAAGGAACTGTGATTCGAGTGTATAGTGTCCCACAAGGCACAAGACTTTTCGAGTTTCGTAGAGGGATGTCTAG ATGTGTGACAATCTATTCGCTGGCTTTCTCTGCTGACTCTACGTACTTGTGTTCATCAAGCAACACTGAAACAGTTCATGTGTTCAAGTTGGAGAAACCTGAAGATCAAGAAAAGAagca agAACCATCCGCGGAATCGTCTACTGGATGGTTTGGTTACCTAACTCAAGCCGCTTCAAACTATCTTCCAGCGCAAGTTAACGAACTAATGACTGTAGAGAGGAGTTTTGCACATGCCATTCTTCCAGGATCGGATAAAAAGAATGTGGCAGCAATGTTGAC CATCAGCGGTCAACCACACCTTCTCGTCGCAACTACCGATGGATTTCTTTACTGTTACCGTGTGCTAAGTTCCGGTGGCGAATGTGACCTAGTCAAAATGCATCGTATAG GTCGCCAGAAGTCGGTCGAGTCCACCACACGTGTGC
- a CDS encoding hypothetical protein (NECATOR_CHRV.G20928.T1) — MPPFVSLLALLCLLTFADSQMPGGLTFLNASDPEIMEKSWKAVSAVNKKLKDGHDLMVPDKVVKAQSQAGTRYIFEIIYGESTCKKEEANTATAAKCPLKPNGHKALYNVELLEKPGEKEQFNAAKITDIPAEEKI, encoded by the exons ATGCCACCCTTTGTTTCTCTCCTTGCTCTCCTTTGCCTTCTTACATTTGCCGACAGTCAAATGCCGGGAGGACTTACTTTTCTAAATGCGAGTGATCCTGAAATTATG gaaaaatcgTGGAAAGCCGTGAGTGCTGTCAATAAAAAGCTAAAAGACGGACACGATCTTATGGTTCCAGACAAG GTAGTGAAAGCTCAGTCACAAGCTGGTACTAGAtacatatttgaaataatcTACGGTGAATCTACAtgtaaaaaagaa GAAGCAAATACAGCTACTGCGGCGAAGTGTCCACTGAAACCAAACGGACACAAAGCT TTGTATAACGTCGAACTGTTGGAGAAGCCAGGAGAGAAGGAGCAGTTCAATGCTGCCAAAATCACGGACATCCCGGCCGAAGAGAAGATTTGA
- a CDS encoding hypothetical protein (NECATOR_CHRV.G20929.T1) yields the protein MSRLVSFLALLSIVIFVESRLGGGIETLKASDPENMKKAWKAVNAVNEKLDDGHNLMVPLEVVKAGSQKVVAGTRYIFEIMYAESTCVKGQESPATAALCPLKPNGRRALYKVELWKIPMEVTVTKIADIPAKN from the exons ATGTCACGCCTTGTTTCTTTCCTCGCTCTCCTTTCCATCGTCATATTTGTCGAAAGTAGACTAGGGGGAGGAATTGAGACTCTGAAAGCGAGTGATCCCGAGAATATG aaaaaagcatGGAAAGCTGTGAACGCTGTTAATGAAAAGCTTGACGACGGACACAATCTTATGGTTCCACTTGAG GTTGTGAAAGCTGGATCACAAAAAGTTGTAGCTGGTACGAgatacatttttgaaataatgtaCGCCGAATCCACATGTGTAAAGGGT CAAGAAAGTCCAGCCACTGCTGCTTTATGTCCACTGAAACCAAACGGGCGCAGAGCT TTATATAAAGTCGAGCTGTGGAAAATACCTATGGAGGTTACAGTTACGAAAATCGCGGACATTCCTGccaaaaattag